One Mangrovimonas cancribranchiae DNA segment encodes these proteins:
- the queA gene encoding tRNA preQ1(34) S-adenosylmethionine ribosyltransferase-isomerase QueA produces MKLSNFNFELPKELLAEYPSEHRDEARLMVLNREKKTIEHKLFKDLVDYFNEDDVMILNNTKVFPARLFGNKEKTGARIEVFLLRELNEEQRLWDVLVDPARKIRIGNKLYFGEDESLVAEVIDNTTSRGRTLRFLYDGSYTDFRKKLNELGETPLPKYIKREVEPEDEDRYQTIFAKNEGAVAAPTAGLHFSKHLLKRLEIKGINFAEITLHVGLGTFNPVEVEDLSKHKMDSEEITIDKLAVNTINQGIAEKRKICAVGTTVMRAVESSVSSSGTLNEFQGWSNKFIFPPYDFSIANCMVTNFHTPKSTLLMMASAFAGHDFIMEAYEEAVKEKYRFYTYGDAMLIL; encoded by the coding sequence ATGAAATTATCCAATTTTAATTTTGAACTTCCTAAGGAGTTGTTGGCAGAGTATCCATCAGAGCACAGAGACGAAGCCCGTTTAATGGTTTTAAACCGAGAAAAGAAAACCATAGAACACAAGCTTTTTAAAGATCTTGTAGATTACTTCAATGAAGACGATGTCATGATACTTAATAATACAAAAGTATTTCCGGCTAGACTTTTTGGTAATAAAGAAAAAACAGGTGCAAGAATAGAGGTGTTCTTATTAAGAGAGCTTAACGAAGAACAACGATTATGGGATGTTTTAGTAGATCCAGCAAGAAAAATTAGAATTGGTAATAAACTTTATTTTGGTGAAGACGAGTCGTTAGTTGCCGAAGTTATCGATAATACAACATCAAGAGGAAGAACGTTACGTTTCTTATACGATGGCTCTTATACAGACTTTAGAAAAAAACTAAACGAATTAGGAGAAACACCACTTCCAAAATACATAAAAAGAGAAGTAGAACCTGAAGATGAAGATAGATACCAAACTATTTTTGCAAAAAACGAAGGAGCTGTAGCAGCACCAACGGCTGGACTTCACTTTTCTAAACATTTATTAAAACGATTAGAAATTAAAGGCATTAATTTTGCCGAAATTACATTGCATGTTGGTTTAGGAACCTTCAATCCAGTAGAGGTAGAAGATCTTTCCAAGCATAAAATGGATAGCGAAGAAATCACTATCGATAAATTAGCTGTTAATACAATTAATCAAGGAATAGCTGAAAAGCGAAAAATATGTGCTGTAGGAACCACGGTAATGAGAGCTGTTGAAAGTTCGGTATCTTCAAGCGGTACTTTAAACGAATTCCAAGGGTGGTCTAATAAATTTATTTTCCCACCTTACGATTTTAGTATAGCTAATTGTATGGTAACAAACTTTCATACACCAAAATCTACATTATTGATGATGGCTTCTGCATTTGCAGGGCACGATTTTATTATGGAAGCTTACGAAGAAGCCGTAAAAGAAAAATATCGTTTCTACACCTATGGCGATGCGATGTTAATTCTATAA
- a CDS encoding 3-phosphoshikimate 1-carboxyvinyltransferase, which produces MHLKLHQSQIKKESHITVSGSKSESNRLLLLQAQYPKISISNLSDSDDSHVMQKGLSGHFDVVDIHHAGTAMRFLTAYFSTQPKKEVVLTGSERMKERPIKILVDALKNLGADITYMENDGCPPLKILGKELVKDKVTLNAHVSSQYISALLLVAPKLKNGLELTLKGAITSVPYIKMTLSLLEQIGVNTTFKDNVITVSPKPVLDKEIEIIVESDWSSASYFYSIVAMSPIGSKIALSSYKKNSLQGDSELETIYQQFGVQTSFKKNTITLEKTSEVTLEKGVELNLVNCPDIAQTIAVTCLGLGISCNLVGLHTLRIKETDRLQALKTEIEKLGGQIDITDNSLKLHASNKLLRNIEINTYNDHRMAMAFAPLALKTDILIKNAYVVTKSYKAFWDDLKTLGFKISQ; this is translated from the coding sequence ATGCATTTAAAACTTCACCAATCACAGATAAAGAAAGAGAGTCATATAACAGTTTCCGGCTCTAAAAGTGAATCCAATAGATTATTGCTGTTACAAGCTCAGTACCCAAAAATAAGTATAAGTAATCTTTCCGATTCAGACGATTCTCATGTCATGCAAAAAGGCCTGTCAGGACATTTTGATGTTGTAGATATTCATCATGCAGGAACAGCTATGCGCTTTCTAACAGCCTATTTTTCTACCCAACCAAAAAAAGAAGTAGTCTTAACAGGCTCCGAAAGAATGAAAGAGCGTCCCATAAAAATACTAGTTGATGCGTTAAAAAATCTTGGAGCTGATATTACCTATATGGAGAACGATGGTTGCCCACCATTAAAAATTTTAGGAAAGGAACTTGTAAAAGACAAAGTAACCCTTAATGCTCATGTAAGTAGCCAGTATATTTCGGCATTATTGTTAGTTGCTCCTAAATTAAAAAATGGGTTAGAGCTAACACTAAAAGGAGCAATAACATCTGTACCATATATAAAAATGACCTTGTCGCTATTAGAGCAAATAGGTGTTAATACAACATTTAAGGATAATGTAATTACGGTTAGCCCAAAGCCTGTTTTGGATAAAGAGATTGAAATTATTGTAGAGTCCGATTGGTCATCAGCATCTTATTTTTATAGCATAGTAGCTATGTCTCCTATTGGTAGTAAAATAGCCTTGTCGTCTTACAAAAAGAACAGTCTACAAGGTGATTCTGAACTAGAAACCATATACCAACAATTTGGCGTGCAAACTAGTTTTAAAAAGAATACGATAACTTTAGAAAAAACATCAGAAGTTACTCTAGAAAAAGGTGTCGAACTTAATTTAGTAAACTGCCCAGATATTGCGCAAACCATAGCAGTAACCTGTCTAGGGTTAGGTATTTCGTGTAATTTAGTAGGGTTGCATACACTTAGAATTAAAGAGACTGATAGATTACAAGCCCTAAAAACAGAAATTGAAAAATTAGGAGGACAAATTGATATTACAGATAATTCATTAAAATTACACGCTTCAAATAAACTATTAAGAAACATAGAGATTAACACATATAACGACCATAGAATGGCTATGGCCTTTGCGCCATTAGCGCTAAAAACAGACATTTTAATTAAAAATGCCTATGTGGTTACAAAGTCTTACAAAGCATTTTGGGATGATTTAAAAACACTCGGATTTAAGATATCTCAATAA
- a CDS encoding nucleotide pyrophosphohydrolase: protein MNIQNAQKAVDNWIKEHGVRYFNELTNMAQLTEEVGEVARIIARRYGEQSEKESDKDKDLGEELADVVFVVLCLANQTGIDLQEAFSKKMDKKTKRDHDRHHNNEKLK, encoded by the coding sequence ATGAACATACAAAACGCACAAAAAGCAGTAGATAATTGGATTAAGGAACATGGCGTTCGTTATTTTAACGAACTCACCAATATGGCACAACTTACCGAGGAAGTAGGTGAAGTTGCTAGAATAATAGCCCGTCGTTATGGCGAGCAAAGCGAGAAGGAAAGCGATAAAGACAAAGATTTAGGCGAGGAATTAGCCGATGTTGTTTTTGTGGTATTGTGTTTAGCTAATCAAACAGGGATCGATTTACAAGAGGCTTTTAGTAAAAAAATGGACAAAAAAACTAAAAGAGATCACGATAGGCATCATAATAACGAAAAGCTAAAATAA
- the dtd gene encoding D-aminoacyl-tRNA deacylase yields the protein MKAVIQRVSKASVTINNNTTANIQQGVLVLLGVEDSDTNQDIEWLSRKINNLRIFNDEKGVMNRSLIDVNGDAIIVSQFTLHASTKKGNRPSYIKAAKPDVAIPMYEAFVKQFETDLGKPVQTGEFGADMKVDLLNDGPVTIIIDTKNKE from the coding sequence ATGAAAGCTGTTATACAACGTGTTTCAAAAGCAAGTGTTACAATAAACAACAATACTACAGCCAATATACAACAAGGTGTTTTGGTGTTGTTAGGAGTTGAAGACTCCGATACCAATCAAGACATAGAATGGTTGTCAAGAAAAATAAACAACCTTCGGATTTTTAACGATGAAAAAGGTGTTATGAATCGTTCCTTAATAGATGTTAATGGCGATGCTATTATTGTAAGCCAGTTTACATTACATGCTAGTACAAAAAAAGGTAACAGACCAAGTTATATAAAAGCGGCAAAACCAGATGTTGCTATACCTATGTATGAAGCTTTTGTAAAGCAATTTGAAACAGATTTAGGAAAACCTGTTCAAACAGGTGAATTTGGAGCAGATATGAAAGTAGACTTGCTAAACGATGGGCCTGTAACCATAATTATAGACACTAAGAATAAAGAGTAA
- the rsgA gene encoding ribosome small subunit-dependent GTPase A, with translation MTGTVYKSTGSWYTVKTELGKNYQCRIKGRFRIKGIKSTNPIAVGDMVDFELETKNDETTGIINNIHDRRNYIVRKSVNLSKQTHVIAANIDQVFLLVTIDNPPTFTSFIDRFLVTAEAYGITTILLFNKIDLYDKETLDEVRYLAHTYRKIGYECIGISAETGKNIDKVKHLMTGKVSMFAGHSGVGKSTLANAIEPGLELKTKVISEQHQQGQHTTTFAEMFDLSFGAKLIDTPGIKGFGIVDMDKEEVGDYFPEFFKLKQDCKFNNCIHVDEPKCAVKQALDDDEIAYSRYRSYLQMLEGEDEHYRTDNWD, from the coding sequence ATGACAGGGACAGTTTATAAATCTACAGGAAGTTGGTATACCGTAAAAACCGAATTAGGAAAAAATTACCAATGCCGTATAAAAGGAAGGTTTCGTATAAAAGGCATAAAAAGTACTAACCCTATTGCGGTTGGCGATATGGTAGATTTTGAACTAGAAACCAAAAACGATGAAACTACTGGCATCATAAATAATATTCATGATAGAAGAAATTATATTGTTAGAAAATCGGTAAACCTATCAAAACAAACGCATGTTATTGCAGCCAATATCGATCAGGTTTTTTTATTAGTAACCATCGATAATCCGCCAACTTTTACCAGTTTTATAGACCGTTTTTTGGTTACTGCAGAAGCGTATGGTATTACAACTATTTTATTATTTAATAAGATAGACCTTTATGATAAAGAAACACTAGATGAAGTAAGGTATTTAGCGCACACTTATCGTAAAATAGGGTACGAGTGTATCGGGATTTCAGCAGAAACAGGTAAGAATATTGATAAAGTAAAACATTTAATGACTGGTAAAGTAAGCATGTTTGCAGGACATTCAGGAGTTGGTAAATCTACGCTAGCAAATGCCATAGAACCCGGATTGGAGTTGAAAACAAAAGTTATTTCAGAGCAACATCAGCAAGGGCAACACACAACTACGTTTGCAGAAATGTTTGATCTAAGTTTTGGCGCTAAATTAATAGACACTCCAGGAATTAAAGGTTTTGGTATTGTAGATATGGATAAAGAAGAAGTGGGCGATTATTTTCCAGAGTTTTTTAAGTTAAAACAAGACTGCAAATTTAATAATTGTATTCATGTCGATGAGCCTAAATGTGCTGTAAAACAAGCTCTAGATGATGATGAGATAGCTTACTCAAGATACCGTAGTTATTTGCAAATGCTAGAAGGTGAAGACGAACATTATAGAACCGATAACTGGGATTAA
- a CDS encoding bifunctional 3-deoxy-7-phosphoheptulonate synthase/chorismate mutase type II has product MENKKELRTWLDNFGLEHPLVIAGPCSAETEEQVLKIAHQLKETDTTVFRAGIWKPRTRPGNFEGVGALGLKWLQKAKEETGLLTTTEVANANHVELALKHDVDILWIGARTTVSPFIVQEIADALKGTNKPVLIKNPVNPDLALWLGAVERFYTADVKNLGVIHRGFSTYEKTRYRNNPEWQIAVDLQNRFPDLPLILDPSHIAGRRDIIFDLCQTALDLNYDGFMVETHHNPDKAWSDAAQQITPETLKTYTEDLKIRKETGEAAEFKNKINTLRTQIDVIDHQLIDMLGKRMKIADDIGNLKKQHNVAVLQSKRWNEILGKMILQGEEKKLSEEFILRVFKAIHQESINHQEKIING; this is encoded by the coding sequence ATGGAAAACAAAAAAGAACTAAGAACTTGGTTAGATAACTTTGGTTTAGAACATCCGCTAGTTATTGCTGGGCCATGCAGTGCAGAAACCGAAGAACAAGTCTTAAAAATAGCTCATCAGTTAAAAGAAACAGATACTACCGTTTTTAGAGCTGGGATTTGGAAACCAAGAACACGACCTGGAAACTTTGAAGGTGTTGGTGCATTAGGTTTAAAATGGCTGCAAAAAGCTAAAGAAGAAACAGGCTTACTTACAACAACCGAAGTAGCTAATGCCAACCATGTAGAGCTAGCCTTAAAACACGATGTTGATATTCTTTGGATAGGCGCAAGAACAACAGTAAGTCCTTTTATTGTTCAAGAAATTGCAGATGCCTTAAAAGGAACGAACAAACCGGTGTTAATTAAAAATCCTGTTAATCCAGATTTAGCGTTATGGCTAGGTGCTGTAGAGCGTTTTTATACGGCCGATGTAAAAAACTTAGGGGTTATTCATAGAGGGTTTTCAACCTATGAAAAAACCAGATACCGTAATAATCCCGAATGGCAAATAGCCGTCGATTTACAAAATCGTTTTCCCGATTTACCATTAATTTTAGATCCATCTCACATAGCAGGACGTCGCGATATTATTTTCGATTTATGCCAAACAGCCCTAGACCTTAATTATGATGGCTTTATGGTGGAAACACATCATAATCCCGATAAAGCTTGGAGTGATGCTGCACAGCAAATCACCCCGGAAACACTAAAAACATATACTGAGGATTTAAAAATTAGAAAGGAAACAGGCGAAGCTGCCGAGTTTAAAAATAAAATCAATACCCTAAGAACACAAATAGATGTTATTGATCATCAATTAATAGACATGCTAGGAAAGCGCATGAAAATAGCTGATGATATTGGTAACTTAAAAAAACAGCATAATGTAGCTGTATTACAATCAAAGCGGTGGAATGAAATTCTAGGAAAAATGATTTTACAAGGCGAAGAGAAAAAGTTAAGTGAAGAATTTATTTTAAGAGTCTTTAAAGCTATTCATCAGGAATCTATAAATCATCAAGAAAAGATAATAAATGGATAA
- a CDS encoding prephenate dehydrogenase: MNIKNVYIVGVGLIGGSIAKDIKHLNPEITLLGIDKNEAHLNQALDLGIIDGKATLDDVVNANIVIVSIPVDASVNILPKILDLVSDDTLVMESGSTKLDICNAVANHPKRRNFMATHPIAGTEFSGPSAAIQGLFKGKTNIICEVEKTAFKLQEIALTIFNIMGMRIRYMNPESHDKHIAYVSHLSHISSFMLGKTVMEKEKNERDIFDMAGSGFASTVRLAKSSPDMWTPIFKQNKTNIIETLDEYINNLERFKACLKTNAFEDVYKEMNDINHIKDILNGIE, encoded by the coding sequence ATGAATATAAAAAATGTATACATAGTAGGAGTTGGATTAATAGGCGGAAGTATCGCAAAAGATATTAAACATCTTAATCCAGAAATTACACTTCTAGGAATTGATAAAAATGAAGCTCATTTAAATCAGGCCTTAGATTTAGGAATTATAGACGGAAAAGCAACTTTAGATGATGTTGTAAATGCCAACATTGTTATTGTTTCCATTCCTGTAGATGCATCGGTAAATATATTGCCGAAAATATTAGACCTCGTTTCAGATGATACCTTGGTTATGGAATCTGGTTCTACCAAATTAGACATCTGTAATGCAGTTGCAAATCATCCTAAACGTAGAAATTTTATGGCTACGCATCCTATTGCAGGAACAGAGTTTTCTGGACCAAGTGCAGCTATTCAAGGGTTGTTTAAAGGAAAGACAAATATTATTTGTGAGGTTGAAAAAACAGCGTTTAAATTACAAGAAATAGCCTTAACTATTTTTAATATTATGGGGATGCGTATTCGATATATGAATCCAGAATCTCACGATAAGCATATTGCGTATGTCTCACATTTATCGCATATAAGCTCATTTATGTTAGGGAAAACAGTCATGGAGAAAGAAAAAAACGAACGTGATATTTTTGATATGGCGGGAAGTGGTTTTGCTTCAACAGTGCGTCTAGCAAAGAGTTCACCAGACATGTGGACACCCATTTTCAAGCAGAATAAAACTAATATTATTGAAACATTAGACGAATACATTAATAACTTAGAACGTTTTAAAGCATGTTTAAAAACCAATGCTTTTGAAGACGTTTATAAAGAAATGAATGACATTAATCATATAAAAGACATTTTAAACGGAATTGAATAA
- a CDS encoding aminotransferase class I/II-fold pyridoxal phosphate-dependent enzyme, producing the protein MITVADRLHTVEEYYFSKKLKEVNFLKSQGKPIINLGIGSPDLNPSERVLNALTESLNHAVAHQYQSYQGLPELRDAIALFYKNQFNVWLSPQTEILPLMGSKEGIMHISMAFLNPGDEVLVPNPGYPTYSSVTKLVGATPVSYNLTENTHWLPDLKALEKTNLSKVKIMWVNYPHMPTGTQADDVFYQALINFAKRHNILLINDNPYSFILNDNPKSILEFEGAKDCCLELNSLSKTFNLAGWRVGMVLGKSEFIQHILKVKSNMDSGMFYGIQKGAIEALNCSNMWYKSLNSVYRKRRNYVWQIANALNCTYNENSVGMFVWAKLPPLVKSEEFVDLLLKEKAVFIAPGTVFGANGEGYVRFSLCASTEELEETLARVR; encoded by the coding sequence ATGATTACAGTAGCCGATAGATTACATACCGTAGAAGAATACTATTTCTCTAAGAAATTAAAAGAAGTAAACTTTTTAAAATCTCAAGGAAAACCTATTATAAATTTAGGCATAGGAAGCCCGGACTTAAATCCATCAGAACGTGTGCTAAATGCATTAACAGAAAGCTTAAACCATGCTGTTGCTCACCAATATCAAAGTTATCAAGGCTTACCAGAATTGCGAGATGCTATAGCGCTGTTTTACAAAAATCAATTTAATGTATGGTTAAGTCCGCAAACCGAAATTTTGCCCTTAATGGGAAGCAAGGAGGGCATCATGCATATTTCTATGGCATTTTTAAATCCAGGAGATGAGGTTTTAGTGCCTAATCCAGGCTATCCTACCTATTCGTCAGTAACTAAACTAGTAGGAGCCACACCTGTTTCTTATAATTTAACCGAAAATACACACTGGTTACCAGATTTAAAAGCGTTAGAAAAAACCAACTTAAGTAAGGTGAAAATAATGTGGGTTAATTACCCACATATGCCAACAGGAACACAAGCAGATGATGTGTTTTATCAAGCTTTAATCAATTTTGCTAAGCGTCATAATATTTTACTAATAAACGACAATCCTTATAGTTTTATACTTAATGATAATCCTAAAAGTATTTTAGAGTTTGAAGGAGCCAAAGACTGTTGCTTAGAATTAAATTCCTTAAGTAAAACATTTAATTTGGCAGGTTGGCGTGTAGGAATGGTTTTAGGAAAGTCAGAATTTATACAACATATACTTAAAGTAAAAAGTAACATGGATTCGGGTATGTTTTATGGTATTCAAAAAGGTGCTATAGAAGCTTTAAACTGTTCCAATATGTGGTATAAAAGCCTTAATAGTGTTTATAGAAAGCGCCGGAATTATGTGTGGCAAATTGCCAATGCTTTAAATTGTACTTACAACGAAAATAGTGTAGGTATGTTTGTGTGGGCCAAGTTGCCACCATTAGTAAAATCAGAAGAATTTGTGGATTTATTATTAAAAGAAAAGGCCGTTTTTATAGCGCCAGGAACCGTTTTTGGTGCAAATGGCGAAGGTTATGTAAGGTTTTCACTTTGCGCCTCAACAGAAGAATTAGAAGAAACCCTAGCAAGAGTAAGATAA
- a CDS encoding prephenate dehydratase: MINSVAIQGIKGSFHHIVAQAFFQEEVKVKECLSFDVAVESLLKGQTDTVIMALENSIAGSIIPNYALIDVNKLHIVGEHYLDIQHHLLALPGQRIADIKEVHSHPMALLQCKAFFKNYPHIKLIEANDTADVAKQIHEKQLKGISAIASDLAARIFGLDILAKSIQTIAHNETRFVIVKRHNSEVAKNEINKASLKFELEHKRGSLAAVLNMMSDCKLNLTKIQSLPKIETPWKYAFFVDVTFDDYSNYNKAKAILKLMAQDFKILGEYKNARQ, translated from the coding sequence ATGATTAATTCAGTTGCGATACAAGGTATAAAAGGGTCATTCCATCATATTGTTGCCCAAGCTTTTTTTCAAGAGGAGGTTAAGGTGAAAGAATGTCTATCGTTTGATGTTGCTGTAGAAAGCCTTTTAAAAGGACAAACAGATACGGTTATTATGGCGTTAGAAAATTCTATTGCGGGATCAATAATACCTAATTATGCCTTAATTGATGTTAATAAGTTACACATTGTAGGAGAGCATTATTTAGATATTCAGCATCATTTATTGGCATTGCCAGGACAGCGTATTGCTGATATAAAAGAAGTGCATTCTCACCCAATGGCTTTACTACAATGTAAAGCGTTTTTTAAAAATTATCCACATATAAAACTTATTGAAGCCAATGATACAGCCGATGTGGCAAAGCAAATTCATGAGAAGCAATTAAAAGGAATTTCTGCCATAGCAAGCGATTTAGCAGCCCGTATTTTTGGGTTAGATATTTTAGCAAAAAGCATACAAACCATAGCTCATAACGAAACACGATTTGTTATTGTAAAACGCCATAACTCAGAAGTTGCTAAAAACGAGATTAACAAAGCCTCATTAAAATTTGAATTAGAACATAAGCGAGGTAGTTTAGCAGCCGTATTGAACATGATGAGCGACTGCAAGTTAAATTTAACCAAAATACAATCGTTACCTAAAATAGAAACGCCTTGGAAATATGCTTTTTTCGTGGATGTCACTTTTGATGATTACAGCAATTACAACAAAGCAAAAGCCATACTTAAACTTATGGCACAAGATTTTAAAATTCTAGGCGAATACAAAAATGCAAGACAATGA
- the gldA gene encoding gliding motility-associated ABC transporter ATP-binding subunit GldA: MSIEVSNITKIYNQQKALNNISFKVDKGEIVGFLGPNGAGKSTMMKILTTYIEASKGIAKVSDYNVSNSSKEVQKRVGYLPEHNPLYLDMYVKEYLNFNANVYNIPKSRIDDVIELTGLTPEAHKTINQLSKGYRQRVGLANALLHDPEVLILDEPTTGLDPNQLIDIRNLIKSIGKKKTVFLSTHIMQEVEAMCDRVIIINKGEIVADKKLKDLRDNQTQTVIVEFDYRVEEAFLLKLPKVSKVENTHDFVYEITFSTTEDMRSHVFDFAHDNQLKILQLNQKNASLESLFRDLTNS; this comes from the coding sequence ATGTCTATAGAAGTTTCTAACATCACTAAAATTTACAATCAACAAAAAGCATTAAATAATATTTCTTTTAAAGTTGATAAAGGTGAAATTGTTGGTTTTTTAGGCCCCAATGGTGCTGGAAAATCAACCATGATGAAGATTTTAACAACTTATATTGAAGCCTCTAAAGGCATTGCTAAAGTAAGTGATTACAATGTATCTAATTCCTCCAAAGAAGTACAAAAACGCGTTGGATATTTACCAGAACATAACCCGTTGTATTTAGATATGTATGTAAAAGAATATCTAAACTTTAATGCCAATGTTTACAACATCCCTAAATCTAGAATAGACGATGTGATTGAGCTAACAGGCCTTACTCCTGAAGCTCATAAAACCATTAATCAGCTTTCCAAAGGGTATCGACAGCGTGTTGGTTTAGCGAATGCTTTATTGCATGATCCAGAAGTATTAATTTTAGATGAACCTACCACTGGTTTAGATCCTAACCAGTTAATCGATATAAGAAACCTGATTAAATCTATTGGTAAAAAAAAGACAGTGTTTTTATCAACACACATTATGCAGGAAGTTGAAGCCATGTGCGATCGTGTTATTATTATAAATAAAGGCGAAATTGTTGCCGATAAAAAATTAAAAGATCTTCGCGATAACCAAACACAAACCGTGATTGTTGAATTTGACTATCGTGTAGAAGAGGCTTTTTTACTTAAACTCCCTAAGGTTTCTAAAGTGGAAAACACACACGACTTTGTTTATGAAATTACATTTTCAACTACAGAAGATATGCGCTCGCATGTATTTGATTTTGCTCACGATAACCAACTAAAAATCCTCCAACTGAATCAAAAAAATGCAAGTTTAGAAAGCTTATTTAGAGACTTAACTAATTCATAA
- a CDS encoding head GIN domain-containing protein translates to MKKLLYIIILIGLFSCDSEDANDCFQTSGETVQEEITVATFNRILVNRNVQLILKDDIATKVVVESGKNLINDVEIKVENSKLIITDNNTCNYARDYAPTKVHVTSSDISEIRTSSQFEVLSDGVLSYNNLTLLSEDYNGGSEFTVGDFRLQLDCNRVRVTSNNISSFYLSGTTNNLSVGFFAGTGRFEGANLIAEHVEVNHRGSNDMIVNPQQELTGVLRGTGNVISVNQPPVVTVERLYTGELIFW, encoded by the coding sequence ATGAAAAAACTACTATATATAATCATTTTAATAGGTTTGTTTTCTTGCGATAGTGAAGATGCAAACGATTGTTTTCAAACGTCGGGAGAAACAGTCCAAGAAGAGATTACAGTTGCAACATTTAATAGAATTTTAGTTAATAGAAACGTGCAGCTTATTTTAAAAGATGATATAGCAACAAAAGTTGTGGTGGAATCTGGTAAAAATCTTATAAATGATGTTGAGATAAAAGTTGAAAACTCAAAATTAATTATTACCGATAATAATACGTGTAATTATGCACGAGATTATGCACCAACTAAAGTGCATGTAACCTCGTCAGATATTTCAGAAATACGAACCTCGTCTCAATTTGAAGTATTATCTGATGGTGTGTTAAGTTATAATAACCTAACGCTCCTTTCAGAAGATTATAACGGAGGCTCGGAGTTTACCGTAGGCGATTTTAGATTGCAATTAGATTGTAACCGAGTAAGAGTAACCTCAAATAATATATCATCGTTTTATTTATCTGGAACTACAAACAATTTATCTGTTGGTTTTTTTGCAGGAACAGGAAGATTTGAAGGGGCAAATTTAATTGCGGAACATGTAGAGGTTAACCATCGTGGAAGCAATGATATGATTGTTAATCCACAACAAGAATTAACAGGTGTTTTACGTGGTACAGGAAATGTAATTTCAGTAAATCAGCCACCAGTTGTTACTGTAGAACGTTTGTATACTGGAGAGTTGATTTTTTGGTAA